The following are encoded in a window of Numida meleagris isolate 19003 breed g44 Domestic line chromosome 13, NumMel1.0, whole genome shotgun sequence genomic DNA:
- the ELFN1 gene encoding protein ELFN1 codes for MAGRRWAATSAFCVCVAAVSLLHTGGVRADCWLIEGDKGFVWLAICSQNQPPYESIPQQINSTIVDLRLNDNKIKSVQYASLSRFGNLTYLNLTKNEISYIEDGAFSGQFNLQVLQLGYNRLRNLTEGILRGLGKLEYLYLQANLIETVTPNAFWECPNIVNIDLSMNRIQRLDSNTFRGLNKLSVCELYSNPFYCSCELLGFLQWLEAFTNMTRTYDRMQCDSPPDYTGYYLLGQGRTGYRNALSMLSSLCTGGSYTVIPRFIPPRYQVTTVPSESPCSEEECSSGDGTTPQFSLFTPIGETEVRPNIQVKHLNHNSAVLTVQIPYPFSKMYILSQFENGFSSMITKLRKKEENITVSNLVAQRDYTYCVVSVHQYSKYNHTCVTITPTRPNRKEPVPTPSTATHYIMTILGCLFGMVIVLGVVYYCLRKRRQQEEKHKKAASSMKKTIIELKYGPEMETTSITQLSQGQMLGGETVTRIPYLPSAGEVEQYKLIDSSETPKATKGNYMEVRTGEQPERRDCELSLAPDTQSSVAEISTIAKEVDKVNQIINNCIDALKSESTSFQGVKSGAVSTVEPQLVLLSEQIPSKHGFLSPVYKESYNHPLQRHHSMEAAPKRSSTSSSGSIRSPRSYRSEGSGHKSEAKYIEKTSPTTDTILTVTPAAAILRAEAEKIRQYSEHRHSYPGSHQGEQHDSMAGRKPSILEPLTRPRPRDLAYSQLSPQYHNLSYTSSPEYTCKPSHSIWERFKLNRKRHKDEEEYMAAGHALRKKVQFAKDEDLHDILDYWKGVSAQQKS; via the coding sequence ATGGCAGGTCGCCGGTGGGCTGCGACGTCAGCCTTCTGCGTGTGCGTGGCAGCCGTCTCCCTCCTGCACACTGGCGGGGTGCGGGCAGACTGCTGGCTCATTGAGGGGGACAAGGGTTTTGTCTGGCTGGCCATCTGCAGCCAAAACCAGCCCCCCTATGAGTCCATCCCCCAGCAAATCAACAGCACCATCGTGGACTTGCGGCTGAATGACAACAAGATCAAGAGCGTGCAGTACGCCTCGCTCAGCCGCTTCGGCAACCTGACATACCTCAACCTGACAAAGAACGAGATCTCCTACATCGAGGACGGTGCCTTTTCAGGACAGTTCAACCtccaggtgctgcagctgggttACAACCGCCTGAGGAACCTCACCGAGGGTATCCTCCGGGGCCTGGGGAAGCTGGAGTACCTCTATCTCCAGGCCAACCTCATCGAGACTGTCACCCCCAATGCCTTCTGGGAGTGTCCCAACATAGTGAACATTGACCTGTCCATGAACAGGATCCAGAGACTTGACAGCAACACTTTCAGGGGCTTAAACAAGCTCTCTGTCTGTGAACTCTACAGCAACCCCTTCTACTGCTCCTGCGAGCTCCTTGGCTTCCTGCAATGGCTGGAGGCCTTCACCAACATGACACGCACCTACGACCGGATGCAGTGCGACTCCCCACCAGACTACACGGGCTACTACTTGTTAGGCCAAGGCCGGACTGGCTACCGCAATGCTCTGAGCATGCTCTCTTCCCTTTGCACCGGTGGCTCCTACACTGTGATCCCTCGTTTTATCCCTCCCCGGTACCAAGTGACCACAGTGCCCTCCGAAAGCCCGTGCTCCGAGGAGGAGTGCTCCTCCGGTGACGGCACCACCCCACAGTTCTCCCTCTTCACGCCCATCGGTGAGACAGAGGTGCGGCCTAACATCCAGGTGAAGCACCTCAACCACAACTCGGCCGTCCTCACCGTGCAGATCCCCTACCCCTTCAGCAAGATGTATATCCTCTCCCAGTTTGAAAACGGCTTCTCCTCCATGATCACCAAGCtcaggaagaaggaggagaacaTCACCGTGAGCAACCTAGTAGCACAAAGAGATTACACCTACTGTGTGGTCTCTGTCCACCAATACTCCAAGTACAATCACACCTGTGTCACCATCACGCCCACCAGACCCAACCGCAAGGAGCCGGTGCCCACTCCTTCCACTGCCACTCATTACATCATGACAATCCTGGGCTGCCTCTTTGGCATGGTGATCGTCCTCGGTGTTGTGTATTACTGTCTCCGAAAGAGGCGccagcaggaggagaagcacaaaaaggctgccagcagcatgaAGAAGACCATCATTGAGTTGAAGTATGGGCCAGAAATGGAGACCACCAGCATCACCCAGCTGTCCCAGGGACAGATGCTGGGCGGGGAGACCGTGACCCGCATCCCCTACCTGCCTTCTGCTGGTGAGGTCGAGCAGTACAAGCTCATTGACAGCAGTGAGACCCCCAAGGCCACCAAGGGCAACTACATGGAGGTGAGGACGGGGGAGCAGCCTGAGAGGAGAGACTGCGAGCTATCCCTGGCACCGGACACCCAAAGCTCTGTGGCTGAGATCTCCACCATTGCCAAGGAGGTGGACAAGGTGAACCAGATCATCAACAACTGCATCGATGCCTTGAAATCTGAGTCCACTTCCTTCCAAGGGGTGAAATCGGGGGCAGTCTCCACAGTGGAGCCTCAGCTGGTGCTCTTATCAGAGCAGATCCCCAGCAAGCACGGATTCCTCTCCCCTGTCTACAAGGAAAGCTACAACCACCCCCTCCAGAGACACCACAGCATGGAGGCAGCCCCCAAACGCTCCAGCACTTCTTCCAGTGGCTCCATACGGAGCCCCAGGTCCTACCGCTCCGAGGGATCGGGCCACAAATCAGAAGCCAAATACATTGAGAAGACGTCCCCCACCACCGACACCATCCTCACTGTGACTCCGGCCGCGGCCATCCTGCGGGCAGAGGCGGAGAAGATCCGGCAGTACAGCGAACACCGGCACTCATACCCCGGCTCGCACCAAGGGGAGCAGCACGACAGCATGGCGGGGAGAAAGCCTTCCATCCTGGAGCCTCTGACCCGGCCTCGTCCCAGAGACCTGGCCTATTCCCAGCTCTCGCCGCAATACCACAACCTGAGCTACACCTCCAGCCCAGAGTACACCTGCAAACCATCGCACAGCATCTGGGAGCGCTTCAAACTCAACCGCAAGCGGCACAAAGACGAGGAGGAGTATATGGCAGCCGGCCATGCCCTGCGCAAAAAGGTCCAGTTTGCCAAAGACGAGGATCTTCACGACATCTTAGACTACTGGAAGGGCGTCTCTGCCCAGCAAAAGTCCTGA